A single window of Nicotiana sylvestris chromosome 3, ASM39365v2, whole genome shotgun sequence DNA harbors:
- the LOC104215021 gene encoding protein JOKA2: MAMESAIVIKVKYEETLRRFNARVINEKLDLNMDGLSDKIFQLFNIARDAELILTYVDEDGDVVTLVDDEDLQDVMRQDLNPLRISVRLNAAERSCRPSSRSSGSSTPLRSPRVQPPFPNLNSSVSDALKSVPEPLRETVMKLYSDLTSRASSSAPILGELVDGISKMGLSYYQNQPSGSQPVKETNFPSGASNENTMVADGGNSNGKTGVPSINKNEPHTTLNDAGKMAKAIESEFKYVDDALDAWVKLRSKSKALEADRTETAPSSSKGPKAPTLLVNSGEEKDKKFGACPGGKPLAFSYSSASPAPPEKPSGEKPSKNRSVAKPVDVGGSSSFGKLKQCTWDSRNADSSGSSIKMPTLHLVPVPANECPFPQVPKNASRLVQVPANECPFSGVPNDPVPPPLEVPHKRSHNHSDGTGTIFHRGVRCDGCGVHPITGPRFISKVQENYDLCSICFAEMGNDADYIRMDRPLTYRHPLSFKGLHDLHAARFRIPTVPQVSRGYGVKPGRPKLDSRFIQDVNILDGTIMAPLTRFTKIWRMRNNGNLVWPQGTQLVWIGGDRLSDRFSVELEITTAGLAVDKELDVAVDFTAPEHPGRYISYWRMASSSGQKFGQRVWVLIQVDASSNLPKKELVHEAFHGLNLNLPPAGDDTSGSDIINVNPEPRNVLPEPKSSSTTIELVDSVADVNQNKEQEAIFPTNDSLLVGFGDKSSSSAPGSSISYPIIDLSEEAPAVTCVVPPAVVDTQAPPQGVRGKNEIEVSLLRELEEMGFKQVDLNKEILRKNEYDLEQSVDDLCGVAEWDPILEELEEMGFSDKEMNKKLLKKNNGSIKRVVMDLIAGEQ; encoded by the exons ATGGCTATGGAGTCTGCTATTGTGATCAAG GTCAAGTATGAAGAGACACTCAGGCGATTCAATGCTCGTGTCATCAATGAGAAACTTGATCTTAACATGGATGGATTAAGTGACAAGATCTTTCAGCTTTTCAACATTGCTCGTGATGCAGAACTCATACTCACATATGTTGATGAGGATGGCGATGTAGTTACACTTGTTGATGATGAGGATCTGCAGGACGTTATGAGGCAGGACCTGAATCCCCTGCGAATATCTGTGAGGTTGAATGCTGCTGAAAGAAGTTGCAGGCCTTCATCTAGATCTAGTGGAAGTTCTACTCCCTTACGATCACCTCGGGTTCAGCCTCCGTTTCCTAACTTGAATTCCAGTGTTTCTGATGCTCTCAAGTCTGTGCCAGAACCTCTGCGTGAAACTGTAATGAAGCTCTATTCTGACCTGACTTCAAGGGCCTCATCCTCTGCTCCAATCCTTGGTGAGCTTGTTGATGGTATCTCTAAGATGGGGCTATCCTACTACCAGAATCAGCCTTCAGGGTCTCAGCCTGTCAAAGAAACAAACTTCCCTAGTGGAGCATCTAATGAAAATACTATGGTTGCTGATGGAGGTAATTCAAATGGTAAAACTGGGGTGCCATCCATAAACAAGAACGAGCCCCACACAACACTGAATGATGCAGGGAAAATGGCTAAAGCTATAGAATCAGAATTCAAATATGTGGATGATGCGTTAGATGCCTGGGTCAAGCTAAGATCTAAATCGAAAGCTTTGGAAGCTGATCGAACTGAAACTGCGCCATCGTCATCCAAAGGTCCTAAAGCTCCCACATTGCTGGTAAATAGTGGGGAGGAGAAGGATAAGAAATTTGGTGCTTGTCCTGGTGGAAAGCCTCTTGCCTTCTCATATAGTAGTGCCTCACCTGCTCCACCAGAAAAGCCTTCCGGGGAGAAGCCCAGCAAGAATCGTTCTGTAGCTAAGCCCGTTGATGTGGGTGGATCTTCAAGTTTTGGCAAATTGAAACAATGCACCTGGGATTCCCGTAATGCAGATTCCAGTGGCAGTTCTATCAAGATGCCTACTTTACACCTAGTTCCAGTCCCTGCGAATGAGTGTCCATTTCCCCAGGTGCCAAAGAACGCTTCACGTCTAGTTCAGGTTCCTGCAAATGAGTGTCCATTTTCCGGGGTGCCAAACGACCCTGTCCCACCTCCTCTTGAGGTCCCACATAAAAGGAGTCATAATCACAGTGATGGGACTGGGACTATTTTCCACAGGGGTGTTCGTTGTGATGGTTGTGGTGTTCATCCGATAACTGGCCCTAGGTTCATATCTAAAGT ACAGGAGAACTATGATCTCTGCAGCATATGCTTTGCTGAAATGGGAAATGATGCTGATTACATCAGAATGGATCGTCCTTTAACTTACCGGCATCCCTTGTCTTTCAAGGGTTTACATGATCTG CATGCTGCGAGGTTTCGTATCCCAACTGTTCCACAAGTCTCTCGAGGCTATGGGGTGAAACCAGGTCGGCCAAAGTTGGACAGCCGCTTCATACAGGATGTCAATATCCTGGATGGAACCATCATGGCCCCCTTGACTCGATTTACCAAGATCTGGAGAATGAGGAATAATGGTAACCTTGTCTGGCCTCAAGGAACTCAACTTGTTTGGATTGGGGGAGATAGGTTAAGTGATAGATTCTCTGTTGAATTAGAG ATAACTACAGCTGGCTTGGCTGTTGACAAGGAGCTTGATGTGGCAGTTGATTTTACTGCTCCTGAGCATCCTGGTAGGTACATATCCTACTGGAGGATGGCTTCGTCCTCAGGGCAGAAATTTGGCCAGCGTGTATGGGTGCTTATCCAG GTCGATGCTTCATCAAACCTTCCAAAAAAGGAGCTGGTCCACGAAGCCTTTCATGGGTTAAACTTGAATTTACCTCCTGCCGGCGATGACACATCTGGATCTGACATTATCAATGTGAATCCAGAACCAAGGAATGTCCTTCCTGAGCCTAAGAGTTCTAGCACAACGATAGAGTTGGTTGATTCAGTGGCTGATGTAAACCAAAACAAGGAGCAGGAGGCCATATTTCCTACTAATGATAGCTTGTTGGTTGGGTTTGGTGACAAGTCAAGTTCTTCTGCTCCCGGTTCATCAATTTCATATCCAATTATTGATTTGTCTGAGGAAGCACCAGCAGTTACTTGTGTGGTACCACCCGCTGTCGTAGATACGCAGGCACCCCCCCAGGGTGTTAGAGGGAAGAACGAAATTGAGGTGTCCCTCCTCCGTGAGCTGGAGGAAATGGGGTTCAAGCAGGTGGATTTGAACAAGGAAATCTTGAGGAAGAATGAGTATGACTTGGAGCAGTCTGTTGATGATCTCTGCGGTGTTGCTGAGTGGGATCCTATCCTCGAAGAGCTGGAGGAGATG GGTTTCTCCGACAAAGAAATGAACAAGAAGCTGCTTAAGAAGAACAACGGAAGCATCAAGCGTGTTGTCATGGATCTTATTGCTGGAGAGCAGTAG